One genomic region from Cydia pomonella isolate Wapato2018A chromosome 4, ilCydPomo1, whole genome shotgun sequence encodes:
- the LOC133517062 gene encoding large ribosomal subunit protein bL27m, producing MVFNFLFTKNKVSTVLLESVRNASKKTGGSTKNTNCKVKPKHRGWKKQDGHTVQAGNILATQRTPRFHPGLNVGFGRNGTLFAMEPGKVVVTCERFDPNWEHTWVQRVYGGREQQTIYKKYFNVIPEPQHQRFKLVDEV from the exons AtggttttcaattttttatttaccaaGAACAAAGTATCTACGGTACTACTTG AATCAGTGCGGAATGCCAGTAAGAAGACTGGTGGCAGCACGAAAAATACGAATTGCAAAGTAAAACCGAAGCACAGAGGATGGAAGAAACAGGATGGTCATACTGTGCAGGCAGGCAACATACTTGCGACACAGAGGACTCCTAGGTTTCATCCTGGACTTAAT GTCGGATTTGGTCGCAACGGCACACTGTTTGCCATGGAGCCTGGTAAAGTTGTTGTGACATGTGAGAGATTTGATCCTAACTGGGAGCATACATGGGTCCAGCGGGTGTATGGAGGCCGGGAACAACAGACCATCTACAAGAAATACTTTAATGTTATACCAGAACCACAGCATCAGAGGTTCAAGCTGGTTGATGAAGTATag